The Actinotalea sp. JY-7876 sequence GAGGTCCGGCAGGCGCCGGGCCCCGAACAGGAGCAGGACGATCGCGAGGAGGATCAGCCACTCCCAGCCGCGCAGGTTCACGTCAGTCCCTTCCGATCGTTGGCCTCCATGCTAGCCGTCGCGGCCCGGGCCACGTCCGGGCCTCAGCGCGACAGCGCCTGCCAGCGCCGGTAGGCGGCCTCGTGACGCTGCGCGCGCGCCTCGCGGCGGCGCGCGGTCGCGACGCGGGTCGCGTCGCGCCGGGCGCGGGCGGCGTCGAGGTCGGCGAGGTCGACCGGGGCGGGCTCGGTGGCCGCCGGGGCGAGCTGCTCCGCCCGCTCGGCCACCTGTGCGAGCACCTCGGTCGCGCGGCTGAGCTCCAGCACCAGGGCCTTGCCCGAGCGGTAGAGGCGCCGTCCCAGGAAGAACGCGCCGACGAGCGTGCCGATGACGAGGAGCGTCCACACGCTGAACCAGAGCACCGGGACAGGCTAGCGGGCCCCTGGTCCGCCCTCGGCCGGTTCGTACGCGGCGAGCGCGCGCCGGGCGGCGTCGGCGGCGTCCGTCGCGGCGTCGACCGGGTCGACGTCGCGGACCCGCGGTGCCACCCGCAGCAGGAGCTGGCGCAGCCACGCGGGCGACCCGACGCGCAGCGTGACCCGGAAGCCGCCGTCGGCGAGCTCCTCGGTGTCCTCCACCGGCAGCTGCTCGGCGACCCAGCGTGCGCTGCCCTCCAGCTCGATCACGACGCGCTGGTGGTCCTCCCGCGGGCGGAACGTCGCCTCCGGCAGGCGCTCCGGGCGCCGCTCGGCCGGCTCGTCGAGCACCTCCGCCGCGAGCACGCGGTCCAGCCGGAAGAGCCGCTCCCCGCCCACGCCGCGGTCCCAGCCCTGCAGGTAGGAGTGCTCGTCGCTCGTGAGGAGCTGCCACGGGTCGACGTCGCGCTCGCTGGGCCGGTCCGCCGCGTCGACGTAGCGCACGCGCAGACGACGTCCGCCGGCGAGGGCCTGCCGCACGGTGGCGACGACCTCCGGCGCGGCCTCGACCGAGAGCTGCACGTCGACGGTCGCCGCGGCCTCGCCGGTGGCCGCCGTCAGGGTCGCCAGCGTGCTCGCGAGCACCTCGCGCTGCCCCGGCTCCAGGGCCGGGCCGACGGCCTCCTGCAGGGCACGCAGCGCGGCGACGAGGGCGACCGCCTCGCGCGTGCCGAGCCGCAGCGCGTGCGACATGCCGCGCGCCTGCGTCAGGTGCAGCACGCCGGACTCGAGCGAGCCGGCGTCGAAGTCGATGAGGTCGTCCGGCCAGTAGCCCGGCGTGCCGGACATCCACAGCGTGTCGACGTCGGCGAGCACCTGCTGCGGCGTCACGCCGAAGTGCGCCGCGACCTCGTCCACGCTCACGCCGGGGGTCCGGTCCAGGTAGGCCACCATGCCGAGCAGGCGGACGAGCCGCTCCGGGGTGCGCTCAGCCACGGGTCACCTCCGGCGCGAGCCGCTCCCCCATCTCGACCGCCGCGCGCAGGCGCCGCACGACGGCGTCCCGCAGCGAGGACGGCGCGAGCACGACGACGCCGTCGGTGTAGCCGGTGACCTCCTCGGCGAGCTCGGCCGTGCGGGTGTACGGCAGCGCGACGACGTCGGTGCCCGGCGGCGCGGGCGGCAGGTCCGGCGGCGGCTCGGCGTGGGCGACCTCGGCGGCGTGCCGAGCCGCCCGGGCCCGCAGGGCGCCGGCCCGGTCGGCCGCCACGGCGAGCCAGGCGACGCGCTCCTCACCGCGCTGCGCGACCGCGACCAGCTCGCGCGCGTCGGTGCCGGTGGGCACCGTGAACGCGCCGGGCGGTCCCACGGTGCGCACGGGCCCCTCGATGCGGCTGAGCCGGAACACGCGCGCGCCCGCGCGGTCGCGGTCGTGGCCGACGAGGTACCAGCCCCCGCGGCTGGCGACGAGACGCCAGGGCTCGACGACGCGGCGGCGCACCTCGCCCGTGCTCGCCGTCCGGTAGGTGAAGGTGACGACCTGGCGGTCGTGCGCGGCGTCGAGCAGGGGTGCGAGCGCCGGGCCCGCCGGGTTGAGGCGCGGCGAGAGCCCGGCGACCGTGTCGGCCTCGGACGGCGTCGCGCCGACGACGCGCAGCTTGGTCAGGCCGCGGGCCGCGTCCGAGCGCAGCACCTGCCCCTGCCAGAAGTCCGCCGCCAGCGCCAGCACACCGAGCTGGGCCGCGGACAGCTCCATGGGCGGCAGGGCGTACGCGTCGGGGTCCACGCGGTACCCGAGGTCGTCGCCGTGCGCGGCGCTCGTCACCGTCACGACGGGGATGCCGAGCTCGCGCAGCGTCTCCTTGTCGCGCTCGAACATGCGCTCGAACGCGTCGGTCGACGCCGCGTGGTCGTAGCCCGCGACGGAGGTGCGGATCTGCTCCTTGGTCATGCGGTGCTGGGTGTTCACCAACGCGATGACGAGGTTGAGCAGCCGCTCGGCGGGAGGCAGGGCGTCGGGCATCGGCACCACGCTAGCGGCCGGTAGCGTGCATGCGTGATCTCCTGGCGCTCGGCAACGGTGGTGTCGCGCGGCGCGTCGTGGACGGGAGCCGTCGAGCTCGCGGTCCGCACCGACGACGGCGCGCAGCTCAAGGCGCTGGCGCACCCTGCCCTGGTGGGCGAGCCGCAGGCCGGCGACCGGGTGCTGCTCAACGTCTCCGCGCAGGTCCGCGGCCTGGGGACAGGCGGCTACGCGCTGGTCGTGGCGCTGCCGGACGCCCTGCCGCCGGACCCGCCCGCCGGCCCGGGGCACCTCGTCAAGGCGCGGTACACCCCCCTGCAGGCCATGGTGCTGGGCGTCGACGAGCAGGAGTCGGGGCACCACGCGCTCCTGGCCGACGCGGACGACCTGGCCGGCCTGCCGGTCGTGGTCGCGGACCTGCACTCCGCGCTGCCCGCGGTCGTCGCGGGGGCGCGCGCGGCCGCCGCCGACGCCGGTCGGGCCGCGCCGCGGGTCGTGTACGTCATGACCGACGGCGGCGCGCTGCCGGCGTGGTTCTCGCGGACGGTCGCGGGCCTGCGCGACGCGGGCTGGATCGACGCGTGCGTCACGGTGGGCCAGGCCTTCGGGGGCGACCTCGAGGCCGTCACCGTCCACACCGGGCTCCTCGCGGCCCGGCACGTGCTCGACGCCGACGTCGTGGTCGTGGCGCAGGGGCCCGGCAACCTCGGCACCGGCACGCGCTGGGGCTTCTCCGGCGTCGCGGCGGGCGAGGCCGTGAACGCCGCGGCGACCCTCGGGGGGCGCGCCGTCGCGTCGCTGCGCGTCTCCGGGGCCGACGCACGGGAGCGGCACCGCGGCGTCTCCCACCACTCCCTGACCGCCTACGGGCGCGTCGCGCTCGCCCCCGCCGACGTCGTCGTGCCGGTGCCGGAGGGCCCGGGGGCCGGTGACGGCGACCGCGGAGCCTTCCTCGCGCACGTCCGCGCGCAGGCGCAGGCGCTGTGCGCGCCGGCCGGACGCCACCGGCTCGTGGAGATCCCCACGGGCGCGCGGCTGCTCGCCGCGCTCGCCGAGAGCCCCGTCAGGCTGTCGACGATGGGCCGGGGCCTGGACGCGGACCCGGAGGGTTTCCTCGCCGCCGCCGCCGCGGGCGTGCACGCCGCGGGGCTCGCGGCAGCCTCCGCCTGAGCGGCGCCCGTCAGTCGTCGCGCGAGGTCGGGCTGTGCCGCGCCACGAGGGTGGCGAGCCGCCGCGCCTCGGCCGCGGCGCGGGCGCCGTCGGCCTGCTGGACGCCCATGACGGCGAGCGTGTCGCCGTCGGCGAGGTCGAGCTGGACCCACGCCCGGCCGTGACCGAAGCGCACCGAGACGATCTCGGCCCAGGTCACGCGCCGCGTCAGCAGCAGGTTCCGGACCGTGAGCCCGTCCTGGTCGGGGACCGCGGCGACGCTCGCCTGACGCCAGCAGAACCAGGCCACGAGCACGCCGAAGCCGACGATCCCGACGAGGTCCAGCGGCGCCTGGCGGTCCGGCGCGACGCGCGGCAGGAGCACCGCGATGGCGACCATGAGCGCCAGCACGGCGCCGGCCATGCCGAGCGAGACCACCCGCGCCGCGCGGGGCCGGAAGGGCCGGTGCAGCTCGTCGTCGGGTGCGCGCACGTCAGAGCCGGCAGGCGTGGATCGAGGTGACGAGGATCGCCCGGGCGCCGACGTCGTACAGCGCGTCCATCACACGGTTGGTCTCGTCGCGGCGCACCATGGCGCGGACCGCGGCCCACTCCCGGTTGTGCAGCGGCGAGACG is a genomic window containing:
- a CDS encoding YafY family protein, whose translation is MAERTPERLVRLLGMVAYLDRTPGVSVDEVAAHFGVTPQQVLADVDTLWMSGTPGYWPDDLIDFDAGSLESGVLHLTQARGMSHALRLGTREAVALVAALRALQEAVGPALEPGQREVLASTLATLTAATGEAAATVDVQLSVEAAPEVVATVRQALAGGRRLRVRYVDAADRPSERDVDPWQLLTSDEHSYLQGWDRGVGGERLFRLDRVLAAEVLDEPAERRPERLPEATFRPREDHQRVVIELEGSARWVAEQLPVEDTEELADGGFRVTLRVGSPAWLRQLLLRVAPRVRDVDPVDAATDAADAARRALAAYEPAEGGPGAR
- a CDS encoding YafY family protein is translated as MPDALPPAERLLNLVIALVNTQHRMTKEQIRTSVAGYDHAASTDAFERMFERDKETLRELGIPVVTVTSAAHGDDLGYRVDPDAYALPPMELSAAQLGVLALAADFWQGQVLRSDAARGLTKLRVVGATPSEADTVAGLSPRLNPAGPALAPLLDAAHDRQVVTFTYRTASTGEVRRRVVEPWRLVASRGGWYLVGHDRDRAGARVFRLSRIEGPVRTVGPPGAFTVPTGTDARELVAVAQRGEERVAWLAVAADRAGALRARAARHAAEVAHAEPPPDLPPAPPGTDVVALPYTRTAELAEEVTGYTDGVVVLAPSSLRDAVVRRLRAAVEMGERLAPEVTRG
- a CDS encoding DUF3866 family protein; this encodes MISWRSATVVSRGASWTGAVELAVRTDDGAQLKALAHPALVGEPQAGDRVLLNVSAQVRGLGTGGYALVVALPDALPPDPPAGPGHLVKARYTPLQAMVLGVDEQESGHHALLADADDLAGLPVVVADLHSALPAVVAGARAAAADAGRAAPRVVYVMTDGGALPAWFSRTVAGLRDAGWIDACVTVGQAFGGDLEAVTVHTGLLAARHVLDADVVVVAQGPGNLGTGTRWGFSGVAAGEAVNAAATLGGRAVASLRVSGADARERHRGVSHHSLTAYGRVALAPADVVVPVPEGPGAGDGDRGAFLAHVRAQAQALCAPAGRHRLVEIPTGARLLAALAESPVRLSTMGRGLDADPEGFLAAAAAGVHAAGLAAASA
- a CDS encoding PH domain-containing protein; the protein is MRAPDDELHRPFRPRAARVVSLGMAGAVLALMVAIAVLLPRVAPDRQAPLDLVGIVGFGVLVAWFCWRQASVAAVPDQDGLTVRNLLLTRRVTWAEIVSVRFGHGRAWVQLDLADGDTLAVMGVQQADGARAAAEARRLATLVARHSPTSRDD